In Treponema sp. OMZ 798, the following proteins share a genomic window:
- a CDS encoding BrnT family toxin, with protein MIFEWDEVKNETNIKKHDGISFRIAARIFLDNKRIEKYDEQHSTIEEQRWNAIGLVEDVLFVVFTERKNNIIRLISARKANQEEINEYYSNYDIR; from the coding sequence ATGATTTTTGAATGGGATGAGGTTAAAAATGAAACTAACATAAAAAAACATGACGGTATTTCATTCAGAATAGCAGCTCGTATTTTTCTCGATAATAAGCGTATAGAAAAATACGACGAGCAGCATTCAACTATTGAAGAACAGCGTTGGAATGCGATCGGTCTTGTTGAAGATGTGCTTTTTGTTGTGTTTACGGAACGAAAGAACAATATAATTAGGCTTATATCTGCACGAAAAGCAAATCAGGAGGAAATAAATGAATACTATAGTAACTATGACATTAGATGA
- a CDS encoding BrnA antitoxin family protein gives MNTIVTMTLDDLKKTPLTEEEKQTIRKAKSIPADDCPEQSKEELAKFKPWYEVHKKDENSIKIDADVLEWFKAQGKGYKTKINAVLRSYAFG, from the coding sequence ATGAATACTATAGTAACTATGACATTAGATGATTTAAAGAAAACTCCGCTCACAGAAGAAGAAAAACAAACTATCCGAAAAGCAAAGTCTATCCCTGCTGATGATTGCCCCGAACAATCTAAAGAAGAGCTTGCCAAATTCAAACCATGGTATGAAGTACATAAAAAAGATGAAAATAGTATTAAAATAGATGCTGATGTATTGGAATGGTTTAAAGCTCAAGGTAAAGGCTATAAAACAAAAATTAATGCTGTTTTACGTTCTTATGCGTTTGGCTGA